From a region of the Pecten maximus chromosome 18, xPecMax1.1, whole genome shotgun sequence genome:
- the LOC117317043 gene encoding cholecystokinin receptor type A-like produces the protein MADITQPRLNDGIEARNDALLEAANRYEQNVLTPIIVYIVFLMVSGLIGNLVVLYVYTFRFRRSSSRTFILCLAILDTLTCLFGMPYHILDMTYAYTFYNVMACKTLSYVMALSLLCSIYILVLIAIDRYRKICKPFKKQISDIGTKTASALAIVLAAICSTPNIFLYGHSTIELPGTHVRGVECFIADTYTETIWPMLYNGFLFIIFISCTLILSVLYMLVGLKVWRQGSFQREDSNGRNSQWKFCGSSSPQTTQCVLSESENPSLRVKSVRYHKTSDTNAIPNNGEDVKQGEQLEIDLSDDEDAVFRTKTTQTSFVSHASKCQQKKNSRESKRMIFQEVRLHNMSTSDDEETLGRSSMKQTGSFRSRMSLYRRSVSLSRKTASIFENHVHAFSDHSGFRDLVSATSCLVDP, from the coding sequence ATGGCTGACATCACTCAACCAAGACTTAATGATGGGATCGAAGCTCGTAATGATGCTCTACTGGAGGCTGCCAATAGATATGAGCAAAACGTTCTTACGCCAATCATTGTGTATATCGTTTTTCTTATGGTTTCAGGACTTATTGGGAACCTAGTCGTTCTTTACGTGTACACTTTCCGTTTCCGGCGGTCAAGCTCGCGTACCTTCATTCTGTGCCTGGCCATTCTCGATACACTGACATGTCTTTTTGGAATGCCTTATCACATACTTGACATGACGTATGCTTACACATTCTATAACGTCATGGCGTGCAAAACACTTAGTTATGTTATGGCTTTATCTCTTCTCTGTTCGATTTACATCCTGGTGTTGATTGCCATTGATAGGTACCGTAAAATTTGTAAACCCTTCAAGAAGCAAATATCAGACATCGGGACCAAAACAGCAAGTGCGCTTGCAATTGTTTTGGCTGCAATCTGCTCGACGCCAAACATCTTTCTATATGGGCACTCAACTATAGAACTTCCGGGAACTCATGTCCGTGGTGTTGAATGCTTTATCGCTGATACTTATACAGAAACAATTTGGcctatgttatataatggatTCTTGTTTATCATCTTCATAAGCTGTACATTAATTCTTAGTGTTCTGTATATGCTTGTCGGTCTAAAAGTATGGCGCCAAGGATCATTCCAGAGGGAAGATTCAAATGGACGGAACAGCCAATGGAAATTTTGTGGAAGCAGTTCACCCCAAACAACACAGTGCGTTTTGTCTGAATCCGAAAACCCTAGTCTCAGAGTCAAATCCGTAAGATATCACAAAACAAGCGACACGAACGCTATACCGAATAATGGCGAAGACGTTAAACAAGGGGAGCAACTCGAGATAGATTTGTCCGATGACGAAGATGCAGTATTTAGAACCAAGACGACACAGACCTCATTTGTAAGCCACGCGTCAAAGTGTCAACAGAAGAAAAACTCGAGAGAAAGCAAGCGAATGATCTTCCAGGAAGTTCGTCTTCACAATATGTCTACCAGCGATGACGAAGAAACATTGGGGCGTTCAAGTATGAAGCAGACCGGAAGTTTTAGATCACGAATGTCGTTATATCGTCGGAGTGTAAGTCTCTCCCGGAAAACAGCGTCGATCTTTGAAAATCACGTGCATGCTTTTTCTGATCACTCTGGTTTTCGTGATCTCGTTTCTGCCACATCTTGTCTTGTTGATCCTTGA